One part of the Alligator mississippiensis isolate rAllMis1 chromosome 3, rAllMis1, whole genome shotgun sequence genome encodes these proteins:
- the STARD4 gene encoding stAR-related lipid transfer protein 4, with amino-acid sequence MEILPDAASLATKLKNTLIQYYNIEDSEWRPAKKTKDATVWRKPSEEFSGYLYKTQGVVEDVTNRIVDHIRPGPYRLHWDSLMTTMDIVEEFEENCCVMRYTTAGQLWNIIAPREFIDLSYTTQYEEGLLSCGLSLEFGEVRPNFVRGFNHPCGWFCVPLKDNPDQSLLTGFIQTELRGMLPQSAVDTAMASSLANFYSDLKKALKT; translated from the exons ATGGAAATCCTTCCAGATGCAGCTTCACTGGCTACAAAACTGAAAAATACTCTGATCCAGTACTACAACATTGAAGATAGTGAATGGCGGCCTGCCAAGAAAACA aAAGATGCAACTGTGTGGCGCAAGCCATCCGAAGAATTCAGTGGATATCT CTACAAAACTCAAGGGGTGGTAGAAGATGTCACCAACAGAATAGTAGATCACATTCGCCCTGGTCCGTATAGACTACACTGGGATAGTTTAATGACTACCATGGACATTGTTGAAGAGTTTGAAGAG AACTGTTGTGTAATGCGCTATACCACTGCTGGGCAGCTCTGGAATATCATAGCACCAAGAGAGTTCATTGATTTATCTTATACTACTCAATATGAAGAGGGCCTGCTGTCATGTG GGCTAAGTCTTGAATTTGGAGAAGTAAGACCTAATTTTGTCCGGGGATTTAATCACCCCTGCGGTTGGTTCTGTGTCCCACTTAAGGACAACCCTGACCAGAGTCTTCTGACGGGCTTCATCCAGACTGAACTTCGAGGGATGCTTCCGCAATCTGCAGTAGATACTGCCATGGCTAGCAGCCTGGCTAATTTTTATTCCGACCTCAAAAAGGCACTGAAAACGTAG